Below is a genomic region from Citrobacter europaeus.
ACGCCAATATGTTCGTCACCGACTTGTTCACGCAATTCGCGATAAAGAGTACTGGCAATAAGACTCTTGCCGGAAGCCGATGCGCCGGCAATGCCGATAATGACGCACTGATGGGACTGATCAGTCATAAATTTAGCGACCTGATTAACCTGGATGTAAGGAAGGGCGGCGCCGAAACGCCAAACGCGGCAATTATAGGGATTTCAGCAGCGCGATGCCAGCCCAGCCTGCACCAATGCTGTCCCTGTCGCAAATTTAAACGGTCATATTTAAAGCATGCGCTACATTTATTCATCAGCCTTAGTAATTAATAGCTTGAGAGTGTTAATTTATGAGCAGCTGGCGTATAAATTGTAAATTATTTGTACTAGCATAATCCCAGATTAAATGTGATGCGTCCGGCATCTCTACTGGGCGACACCGGCTATTTGGGTAGAGTGGTAATGAGTAAACAATCCCAACATGTTTTAGTTACCTTACCTCATCCTCTACTGCGCCTGGCCAGTTTAGGTCTGGTGGCTTTCATCTTTACGCTGTTCTCGCTGGAACTGTCTCGATTCGGTGCACAACTGGCGCCGCTGTGGTTTCCGACCTCGATCATGATGGTGGCTTTTTATCGTCATGCAGGAAAAATGTGGCCAGGAATCGCGCTGGCGTGCTCATTTGGTAACATCGGGGCTTCTTTACTCTTTTTCCCCGGCGAGTCGCTTAGCTTTACCTACACAGCCATCAACATTATTGAGGCTGTCGTTGGGGCAATGTTATTGCGCAAACTACTGCCCTGGTACAATCCCTTAAAAAATCTTAACGACTGGGCACGCCTGGCGTTCGGCAGCGCCGTTGTCCCTCCGCTATTGGGTGGTTTACTATTGTGGTTACTTTTACCGCGGGAAACGTCGTTAAATACTTTTCTTATTTGGGTGCTCTCAGAATCCATCGGCGCGCTGGCGCTGGTGCCGTTAGGTTTACTGTTTAAGCCACATTATTTGCTGCGCCACCGCAATCCGCGATTACTGTTCGAGACGTTAATTACGCTCCTGGTAACCCTAACGTTCAGTTGGCTGTCCATGATGTATCTTCCATGGCCTTTTACCTGCGTAATCGTCCTGTTGATGTGGAGCGCTGTGCGTCTGCCGCGCATGGAGGCGTTTTTAATTTTCCTCAGCACCGTGATGATGGTTTCGCTGATGCTTGCCGCCGACCCTTCGCTGCTCTATACCCCCAAGCCCAATATGATGACGGATATCCCCTGGCTGCCGTTTTTGATGATTTTGCTACCAGCCAATATGATGACCATGGTGATGTATGCGTTTCGGGCCGAACGCAAGCACATCTCAGAAAGCGAATCGCGCTTTCGCAACGCCATGGAGTATTCGGCAATTGGCATGGCGCTGGTCGGTACCGAGGGGCAATGGCTACAGGCCAATAAAGCCTTGTGCCAGTTTCTGGGCTATAGTCAGGATGAGCTGCGTTCGCTCACCTTCCAGCAATTAACCTGGCCGGAAGATCTGAATAATGACCTCGAACAGTTGGAGATGCTGACTCGCGGTGAAATCAACAGCTATTCCATGGAAAAACGCTATTACACCCGCGAGGGCGAGGTTGTCTGGGCCTTGCTGGCGGTGTCACTGGTACGTCATAGCGACGATACCCCACTCTACTTTATTGCGCAGGTTGAAGACATTAACGATCTGAAGCATACCGAGTGGATCAACAAACGGCTGATGGAGCGCATCACGCTCGCTAATGAAGCCGGGGGGATCGGCATTTGGGAATGGGAACTGCAGCCTGATGTGATCAGTTGGGATAAGCGTATGTTTGACCTCTACGAAGTCCCTGCGCATATCAAACCCAGTTGGCAAGTCTGGTATGAGTGCGTTGTACCTGAAGATCGCGAACACGCCGAAAATGTGATTCGCGATTCGCTGGCCGCTCGGGCTCCCTTTAAGCTTGAGTTTCGTATTGCGGTAAAAGATGGCATCCGGCACATCCGCTCTCTGGCTAACCGGGTGCTGAATAAAGACGGCGAAGTTGAACGCTTACTTGGCATCAATATGGATATGACAGAAGTAAAGCAGCTCAACGAAGCGTTGTTCCAGGAAAAAGAACGTCTGCACATTACGCTGGATTCCATCGGCGAAGCGGTTATTTGTATTGATGTCGACATGAATGTGACTTTTATGAACCCGGTCGCCGAGAAAATGAGCGGCTGGCAGCAGGAAAGCGCGATCGGCATTCCGCTCCTGACGGTGTTGCGAATTACTTTCGGCGATAACGGCCCGCTGATGGAAAATATCTACAGTGCAGACATGTCGCGTACGGCCATCGAGCAGGAAGTGGTGTTGCATTGTCGCAACGGCAACAGTTATGACATTCAGTACAGCATCACCCCCCTCAGCACTCTCGATGGCGGTAGCATTGGCTCGGTGCTGGTCATTCAGGATGTCACCGAGTCACGTAAAATGCTGCGCCAGCTTAGCTACAGTGCCTCGCATGACGACCTGACGCAGCTGGCAAATCGGGTCAGCTTTGAAAACCATCTCAAGCAGTTGCTGCATACGGTACACGACGCACACCAGCGTCATGTGCTGGTTTTTATCGATCTGGATCGCTTTAAAGCGGTGAATGATAGCGCAGGCCATGCCGCGGGCGATGCCCTGCTGCGTGAACTCTCTTCGCTGATGCTAAGCATGCTGCGATCCAGCGATATGCTGGCGCGCCTTGGCGGCGATGAGTTTGGCCTGCTGCTGCCAGATTGTAATATCGAAAGCGCCCGCTTTATCTCAGGTCGTATCATCAACGCGGTTAACGATTACCACTTTATGTGGGAAGGCCGTTTGCACCGTATTGGCGCCAGCGCGGGGATTACGTTGATTGATGAGAAAAACCATATCGCGACCGACGTTATGTCTCAGGCGGATATCGCCTGCTACGCGGCGAAAAACAGCGGACGTGGACGAGTGTGCGTCTATGAACCCCAGCAAAGCCAGGCCCATGCCTCGCGTAGCCAACTGTCACTGGACGAACAAAGACACACCATCACACACAACCCCATGCTGATGATCGCCAGAGGCGTGGCTTCACCGCGTATCCCAGAGACGTTTAGCTTCTGGCTGATATCGTTACGCTTAGGGACCGCAGAAGGCGAAGTGATTGAAGAGCACACTTTCCGTAATGGGCTGGTCGATCCCGCGTTGAATCAAGCGCTCGACCGGCGGGTATTCAGCGAATTCTTCCAGAATGCTGCTTCGGCTGTCGCCAGCAAGGGCCTCAGTATTGCCCTGCCCCTTTCAGCCGCCGGGCTGCTCAATTCAGAACTTATTGATGAGCTACTGGATCAATTGCAACACAGTCCGTTACCGCCACGGTTGCTGCATCTGACCGTTCCGGCTAGCGCCATCAAAACCAATTCAACACAGGCGATATCCGCCCTGCATCGGCTACGTCAGTTCGGCTGTCGAATTGTGTTAAGCCAGGTCGGTCGTGATTTAGAGCTTTTTGACAACCTGAAGTATCACATTGTCGATTACCTGTTGCTCGACAGCGAGCTAAGCGCCAGCGCTCACGGCGACCTGATTGATGAAATGTGGGTGTCCATTATCCAGGGCCATGCCCAGCGCCTGGACATTAAAACCATCGCTGGCCCGGTGCAACTGCCACTGATCATGGATGCACTTTCAGGCATCGGTATCGACATGATTTATGGCGATATTATTGCCGATGCCCAACCGCTGGAACTGCTACTGAATACCAGTAATTTCGCCATCAACTGACGGATTCCAGCCATCCGTATACCAGATATGCAAAAGCGCATAGGAGCGCCAGGGCTTCCAGCGCTCGGCATAGCGCCGGATCTGCGCTGGCGTCATGCCGGGAAAACGCTGTTTAATCAGGTAATCATCCGGCAGAAAAACATCTTTCGCCTGCCAACCACGTAGCGCGAAATAGTTGGCGGTCCAGCGTCCTATCCCGGGAAAGGTTTGTAGCTGCTTAACGCCTTGCTCAATATCGTCCGGGGCTGTTGTCGCAAGCGTGCCCTCAAGCGTTGCGCGAGCAAGGTGAATCAACGCCTCAGCGCGTTTGAGCGGCATGCCTAACGCTTTCAGGTCCAGTGGTTCTGCGTTAGCAAGCGCTTCAGGCACAGGAAAACAAACGTACCCCGGCGCATCTTCCAGCGTATCCCCATAAGCGTGCGCTACTTTCGCCGTCAGTTTTGCTGCCATCGCCACGCTGACTAACTGGCCTAAAATTGCCCGTACCCCTTGCTCAAACGCATCGACACATCCCGGCAGACGCAGTCCCGGACGCGCCGCACCGAGGTTGCCCAGCGCGCTGACAATTTGCTGCGGGCAACAGGTAAGATCGAACAAGCGTGTTATTCTTGCCAGGCACTCGGAGGCTACCGGTTGCAATCCTGAGCTTAACGTCACGTGTAGCACGTTGGCGTGCAAATCTGGTACGACGCGCACCAGACCATGATGCTTCCCTATGGACAGGCTTCTGGCATAACTCAGTTCTTCTACAGTTTCGATACCTTCAACCGCACGGGCGGCAAGAAATCCCAGCATCCAGGGCCAGTCATAAGGCGGTTGCCAGCTCAGCGTGAACATTCGGTTTTCCTTTTTAAGCAAACCTACAGCATAAACGGTATTCAACTGATGCGCCTTGCTTTCATATTCCAGTTGTCGGAGCGTCAACATTTCGTTAAAGTCACGCCCCTTCTTCACTGGCATGGGGATTTTTACGGTGTTTATTGGTTTTGACTACGGTACGGCAAACTGTTCAGTGGCCGTTATGCGTGACGGGCAGCCTCACCTGCTCAAAATGGAAAATAACAGCACGCTTCTGCCCTCAATGCTTTGCGCACCAACGCGCGAAGCGGTCAGCGAGTGGCTGTATCGCCACCACGACGTCCCGACCACGGACGATGAAACGCAGGCGCTGCTTCGCCGTGCAATGCGCTATAACCGCGAAGAAGACATTGACGTTAACACCAACAGCGTGCAGTTCGGTCTGGCGTCGCTGGGTCAGTATATTGAAGACCCGGAAGAGGTGTACTTCGTTAAATCGCCAAAATCATTTTTGGGTGCCAGCGGTCTGAAGCCGCAGCAGGTTGCGCTGTTTGAAGATCTGGTCTGCGCGATGATGCTGCACATACGCAACCAGGCGCAAAACCAGTTGCCGGAAGCCATCACTCAGGCTGTTATTGGTCGTCCCATCAACTTCCAGGGGTTAGGTGGCGATGACGCCAACGCCCAGGCGCAAGGTATTCTTGAACGTGCGGCCAAACGCGCCGGTTTTCAGGATGTCGTCTTCCAGTACGAGCCAGTAGCGGCGGGACTGGATTACGAAGCCACGTTGCAGAATGAGAAACGCGTCCTGGTGGTGGATATTGGCGGGGGTACGACCGACTGTTCACTGCTGCTGATGGGGCCGCAATGGCATCAGCGCGCCGATCGCGAAAACAGCCTGCTCGGGCACAGTGGCTGCCGCGTAGGCGGGAACGATCTGGATATCGCGCTGGCGTTTAAACACCTGATGCCATTGCTTGGTATGGGCGGCGAAACTGAAAAAGGTATCGCTTTGCCTATTCTGCCCTGGTGGAACGCGGTCGCAATCAACGATGTTCCCGCGCAAAGTGATTTCTACAGCAGCGCCAACGGTCGATTGCTCAACGATCTTGTCCGCGACGCGAGAGAAGCCGATAAAGTCGCTCTGCTGCTTAAAGTCTGGCGCGAGCGTCTAAGCTATCGCCTGGTACGCAGTGCAGAAGAGAGCAAAATCGCGCTTTCCGATCAGGCCATTGTTACGGCGGCGATACCGTTTATCAGCAACACGCTGGCAACCGATATCAGTCAATACGGACTGGAAGCTGCGCTCAACCAGCCATTGGCGCGCATTCTTGAGCAGGTTCAGTTGGCGCTGGAAAACGCGCAGGAAAAACCGGACGTGATTTACCTGACCGGCGGCAGTGCGCGTTCGCCGCTGATTAAAAAAGCACTTGCCCAGCAGCTTCCGGGGATCCCGATCGCAGGTGGCGATGATTTCGGTTCCGTTACCGCCGGACTGGCCCGCTGGGCTGATGTTGTTTTCCGCTAAGCCGCTCGCAAGCTGAAAGGTGTGCGTATTGACATCACCGTTGCTGTGGCTTATTTTCAGGAGTGAGGGTTAGGGAGGGTTTCCCCTCCCCCTGGTGTCTTAGTAAGCCGGTAAGCTAATGACTAAGAGTATCACCAGTATGATGACCTGCTTCATCATAACCCTTTCCTTATTTTGGCCCCTTCCTCGGGAGGGGCTTTCCCGTTCCAGCGTCCCGCTGAAATCTCTGGCTTTCCTCCTTTTTGCCTTAAACGCACTCTAGCGCACTATTTCTTCTTCGCCGTTTTCAGCGCTTAATGTTGCGTAACGCCTCGCAAAGCCGCGTCAGCATTCAGACGAATCCCGACAGTGTTTCATAATTCCTCCATTTTTCTCCCTTGTTCGCTGGCTAAACTAGTATCATTCCGCGAATCGTTTCAGGATGAGAAACTTATAACAATGAAAGGCAGTAAAAAATCCCGCTGGGTGATAGCAATCGCGATCGTCGTGGCCACCGTCGCCGCCATCTGGTTCTGGCATAGCCGCAGCGGCTCCCAGGAAACCGCACCGGGCGCAACCAAACCCGCGCAGAATGCGCCAGGTTCAGGGCGGCGTGGAATGCGCTCCGGACCGTTAGCTCCCGTCCAGGCTGCCACCGCCGCCGTTGAAGCCGTTCCGCGTTATCTGACAGGGCTGGGTACCATTACTGCCGCAAATACCGCTACGGTACGTAGTCGGGTAGATGGTCAGCTCATCGCCTTGCACTTCGAGGAAGGACAGCAGGTGAAAGCCGGCGACCTGCTGGCAGAGATAGATCCCAGCCAGTTCAAAGTCGCTCTGGCTCAGGCGCAGGGACAACTGGCAAAAGATAAAGCCACGCTGGCGAATGCCCGTCGCGATCTTGCCCGTTATCAACAGCTGGTAAAAACCAATCTGGTCTCCCGCCAGGAGCTGGATGCCCAGCAGGCACTGGTAAATGAAACGTTAGGGACAATCAAAGCTGATGAAGCCAGCGTCGCCAGCGCTCAGTTGCAGCTCGACTGGAGCCGGATAACCGCCCCTGTTGATGGTCGTGTCGGTCTGAAACTGGTCGATATCGGCAACCAAATTTCCAGCGGCGATACCACCGGTATCGTCGTTATTACGCAAACGCATCCTATCGACCTGATATTCACTTTGCCTGAAAATGACATTGCTACCGTAATCCAGGCGCAAAAATCGGGAACGCCGTTAAAGGTCGAAGCCTGGGACCGAACCAATTCGCAAAAGCTGAGCGAAGGCGTCCTGCTCAGTCTCGACAATCAGATTGATGCCACCACCGGAACCATTAAAGTTAAAGCCCGCTTTAACAATCAGGATGATGCTTTATTCCCTAACCAGTTCGTTAACGCTCGCATGCTGGTCGACACACAACAAAATGCCGTTGTGATCCCAACAGCTGCCCTGCAAATGGGCAATGAGGGCCATTTTGTCTGGGTACTGAACAGCGATAACAAAGTGAGCAAACATCTGGTTAAACCCGGTATTCAGGATAGCCAAAAAGTGGTGATCTCCGCTGGATTGTCCGCTGGCGATCGGGTCGTAACCGACGGTATTGACCGCCTGACGGAAGGCGCAAAAGTCGAAGTCGTTGAGGCGCACGATGCCTCAGCGACGGGCGAAAAAACTGCGCCACGCGGATACAGCAAAAAAGGAGCCAACTCCTGATGCAGGTGTTACCTCCGGACAACACAGGCGGGCCATCGCGCCTGTTTATTCTGCGCCCCGTCGCCACCACGCTGCTGATGGTGGCGATTATGCTTGCCGGTGTTATCGGTTATCGCTTCCTGCCGATCGCCGCCTTACCCGAAGTCGATTACCCCACGATCCAGGTTGTTACGCTCTATCCCGGCGCCAGCCCGGACGTCATGACCTCGGCAGTCACCGCACCGCTTGAGCGTCAGTTCGGACAGATGTCAGGCTTAAAACAGATGTCCTCGCAAAGTTCCGGCGGCGCATCGGTAGTAACACTGCAGTTCCAGCTCACGCTGCCGCTGGACGTTGCTGAACAGGAAGTCCAGGCTGCGATTAACGCCGCCACCAACCTGTTACCGAACGATCTGCCTAACCCGCCGGTGTACAGCAAGGTAAATCCGGCGGATCCACCGATCATGACGCTGGCGGTCACCTCCAGCGCCATGCCGATGACGCAGGTGGAAGATATGGTCGAGACCCGCGTCGCGCAGAAAATATCCCAGGTTTCCGGCGTCGGTCTGGTGACGCTGTCCGGTGGACAACGTCCAGCAGTGCGCGTGAAGCTTAACGCACAGGCTATTGCCGCTCTCGGTCTGACCAGCGAAACCATCCGTACGGCCATTACCGGCGCTAACGTCAATTCGGCAAAAGGGAGTCTTGATGGCCCAACGCGTGCCGTTACCCTTTCAGCCAACGACCAGATGCAGTCCGCAGACGAATATCGTCAGCTCATTGTTGCCTATAAAAATGGTGCGCCGGTTCGTCTGGGCGATGTCGCCACTGTCGAACAAGGTGCAGAAAACAGCTGGCTGGGCGCATGGGCCAATAAGCAACAAGCTATAGTCATGAATGTTCAGCGCCAGCCTGGAGCGAACATCATCTCCACGGCAGACAGTATCCGCCAGATGCTGCCGCAGCTCACCGACAGCCTGCCCAAATCAGTTAAGGTCAGCGTACTTTCGGATCGTACGACCAATATTCGTGCGTCTGTTGCTGACACCCAGTTCGAGCTGATGCTGGCGATTGCGCTGGTAGTCATGATTATCTACCTGTTTTTGCGCAATATTCCGGCGACTATTATTCCCGCCGTCGCCGTTCCGCTATCGTTAATCGGTACCTTCGCGGTAATGGTGTTTCTTGATTTCTCTATCAATAACCTGACCCTCATGGCGCTAACCATCGCGACAGGCTTTGTGGTGGATGACGCTATCGTGGTCATCGAGAATATTTCGCGCTATATCGAAAAAGGCGAAAAACCGCTAACTGCCGCCCTGAAAGGTGCAGGTGAGATTGGGTTTACCATCATCTCTCTGACATTTTCACTGATCGCCGTGCTGATCCCGCTGTTGTTTATGGGGGATATCGTGGGCCGGTTGTTCCGTGAGTTTGCCGTTACGCTGGCCGTGGCGATTCTGATTTCCGCCGTCGTATCACTCACCCTCACGCCGATGATGTGCGCACGTATGCTTAGTCAGGCCTCATTGCGTAAGCAAAACCGCTTCTCCCGTGCCTCGGAGCGAATGTTCGAACGCATCATAGCCGGGTACGGCCACTGGCTGGCAAAAGTGCTTAACCACCCTTGGCTCACGCTGGGCGTGGCACTCAGCACGCTGGCACTGAGCGTCATGCTCTGGGTCTTTATTCCCAAAGGTTTCTTCCCAATCCAGGACAACGGCATTATCCAGGGTACGCTACAGGCACCGCAGTCCAGCTCATTTGCCAGCATGGCCCAGCGCCAGCGTCAGGTTTCAGATGTCATCCTTCAGGATCCGGCAGTAGAGAGCCTGACCGCTTTTATTGGCGTGGATGGCACTAACCCGGCACTGAACAGCGCACGTTTGCAAATCAATCTTAAACCGCTGGATGAGCGCGACGATCGCGTACAGAAAGTGATCGCGCGGCTACAGGACGCGGTTGACAGAGTACCCGGCGTCGACCTTTATCTTCAGCCCACCCAGGATCTGACGATTGATACCCAGGTCAGCCGGACGCAATATCAGTTTACGCTGCAAGCAACGTCCCTGGATGCCCTCAGCACCTGGGTTCCACAACTGTTAGCAAAACTACATCAGCTACCGCAACTGTCCGATGTCAGTAGCGACTGGCAGGACAAAGGCCTGGTGGCGTATGTGAACGTCAATCGCGACAGCGCCAGCCGTTTAGGCATCAGCATGGCGGATGTCGATAACGCTCTGTACAACGCTTTCGGCCAGCGACTGATTTCAACCATTTACACCCAGGCAAACCAGTATCGCGTGGTGTTAGAGCATGACACTAATAGTACGCCGGGACTTGCCGCGCTCGACACTATCCGCCTGACCAGTAGCGAAGGCGGCGTGGTACCGCTCAGCGCGATAGCAAACATTGAACAGCGTTTCGCCCCACTGTCGATTAACCATCTCGATCAGTTCCCGGTCACCACCATCTCGTTCAACGTGCCGGACGATCATTCACTGGGCGATGCGGTGCAGGCGATTCTGGATGCCGAAAAAACGCTTAACCTGCCCGTGAATATTACCACCCAGTTCCAGGGCAGCACGCTCGCTTTCCAGGCCGCGCTGGGTAACACCATCTGGTTGATTGTGGCTGCGGTTGTCGCGATGTATATCGTGCTCGGCGTGCTGTATGAGAGCTTTATTCACCCGATTACCATTCTCTCCACGCTACCCACGGCGGGCGTCGGGGCGCTTCTGGCGTTAATGATTGCCGGGAGCGAACTGGACGTCATCGCGATTATCGGCATTATTTTGCTCATTGGTATCGTCAAGAAAAACGCCATCATGATGATCGACTTCGCCCTGGCTGCAGAGCGCGAACAGGGCATGGCACCGCGCGAAGCCATCTTCCAGGCGTGTCTGCTGCGTTTTCGCCCAATTCTGATGACCACGCTGGCAGCACTGCTCGGCGCCTTGCCGCTGATGTTAAGTACCGGCGTAGGTGCCGAATTACGCCGCCCATTAGGAATTGGTATGGTCGGCGGGCTGCTGGTAAGCCAGGTATTAACCCTGTTTACCACCCCGGTGATTTATCTGCTGTTTGACCGTTTGTCGCTGTATGTGAAAAGCCGCTTCCCGCGCCAGGAAGAGGAAGCGTAAATGAAATTTTTTGCGCTTTTCATTCATCGTCCGGTGGCGACCATTCTCATTTCGGTAGCGATCACCCTGTGCGGGATACTGGGCTTTCGTCTGCTGCCGGTCGCTCCGCTGCCGCAGGTGGATTTTCCGGTGATCATGGTCAGCGCCTCGTTACCGGGGGCGTCGCCTGAGACAATGGCATCATCCGTTGCCACCCCGCTGGAGCGCTCGCTGGGGCGCATCGCGGGCGTGAACGAAATGACGTCGAGCAGTTCGCTTGGCAGTACGCGCATTATTCTCGAATTTAAATTCGACCGCGACATCAATGGCGCGGCGCGGGATGTTCAGGCCGCAATTAACGCGGCGCAAAGCCTGCTACCAAGCGGAATGCCAAGCCGACCAACGTACCGCAAAGCCAACCCTTCCGATGCGCCAATCATGATCCTGACGCTCACATCGGACACTTACTCGCAGGGTGAATTATACGATTTCGCATCAACTCAATTAGCGCAGACCATCGCGCAAATCGACGGAGTGGGCGATGTAGACGTTGGAGGCAGCTCTTTGCCTGCCGTGCGCGTAGGGCTCAATCCGCAAGCGCTGTTTAACCAGGGCGTGTCGCTGGACGACGTACGTAGCGCAATTGACAACGCCAACGTGCGTAAGCCGCAGGGCGCTATCGAGAATGATGCCCATCGCTGGCAGGTACAAACCAACGATGAGCTGAAAACCGCCGCCGAATATCAACCCATTATCATTCACTACAACAACGGCGCTGCAGTGCGACTGGGCGACGTTGCGTCTGTAACTGATTCGGTGCAGGACGTTCGTAACGCGGGGATGACCAATGCCAAACCGGCCATTCTGCTGATGATCCGCAAACTGCCGGAAGCCAATATTATTCAGACGGTAGACAGCATTCGCGCCAAATTACCGGAGTTACAAACGATGGTCCCGGCCGCCATCGATCTGCAAATCGCTCAGGACCGTTCGCCGACTATTCGCGCCTCACTGGAGGAAGTCGAACAGACGCTGATTATCTCCGTTGCGCTGGTTATCCTGGTGGTCTTTGTTTTCCTGCGCTCCGGGCGCGCGACCCTGATCCCCGCGGTAGCGGTTCCGGTCTCGCTCATCGGGACGTTTGCCGCCATGTATCTGTGTGGATTCAGTCTGAACAACCTGTCGTTGATGGCGTTAACCATTGCCACAGGATTTGTCGTTGATGATGCCATCGTGGTGCTGGAAAATATTTCCCGTCACCTGGAAGCGGGAATGAAGCCGCTCCAGGCGGCGTTACAAGGAACGCGTGAAGTGGGATTCACGGTGCTCTCCATGAGCCTGTCGCTGGTGGCGGTGTTCCTGCCGCTACTGTTAATGGGTGGATTACCTGGGCGCTTGCTGCGCGAGTTTGCCGTCACGTTGTCGGTTGCTATTGGTATCTCGCTGCTGGTATCGCTGACCTTAACGCCAATGATGTGCGGCTGGATGCTTAAATCGAGCGCCCCGCGCGAACAGTCCCGGAAACGGGGTTTTGGTCGTGTGCTGGTCGCGCTACAGCAAAGTTACGGCACCTCGCTTAATTGGGTGCTGCGCCATACGCGACTGGTAGGCGTGGTGTTACTTGGCACCATTGCGCTGAATATCTGGCTTTATATTTCCATCCCCAAAACCTTCTTCCCGGAGCAGGATACGGGCGTATTGATGGGTGGGATCCAGGCCGACCAGAGCATCTCTTTCCAGGCGATGCGCGGCAAACTGCAGGATTTTATGAAGATAATCCGCGACGACCCGGCGGTGAATAACGTCACCGGGTTTACCGGTGGTTCACGGGTTAACAGCGGGATGATGTTTATTACCCTCAAGCCACGCGGTGAGCGCCATGAAACCGCTCAGCAGGTGATCGACCGCCTGCGTGTCGCGCTTGCCAAAGAACCCGGAGCAAACCTGTTTCTGATGGCGGTGCAGGACATTCGCGTCGGCGGTCGTCAGGCCAACGCCAGCTATCAATACACTCTGTTGTCAGATGACCTCGCGGCACTGCGCGAGTGGGAACCGAAGATCCGTAAGGCGCTTGCCGCCCTGCCCCAACTGGCGGACGTCAACTCCGATCAGCAGGATAATGGCGCGGAGATGAATCTGATTTACGATCGCGACACCATGTCTCGTCTGGGGATCGACGTTGCCGCCGCCAACAGCCTGTTGAATAACGCTTTCGGACAACGGCAGATTTCAACTATCTATCAACCGATGAACCAGTACAAAGTGGTGATGGAAGTCGATCGACGTTACACCCAGGACATCAGCGCGCTGGATAAAATGTTCGTCAT
It encodes:
- a CDS encoding MdtB/MuxB family multidrug efflux RND transporter permease subunit; protein product: MQVLPPDNTGGPSRLFILRPVATTLLMVAIMLAGVIGYRFLPIAALPEVDYPTIQVVTLYPGASPDVMTSAVTAPLERQFGQMSGLKQMSSQSSGGASVVTLQFQLTLPLDVAEQEVQAAINAATNLLPNDLPNPPVYSKVNPADPPIMTLAVTSSAMPMTQVEDMVETRVAQKISQVSGVGLVTLSGGQRPAVRVKLNAQAIAALGLTSETIRTAITGANVNSAKGSLDGPTRAVTLSANDQMQSADEYRQLIVAYKNGAPVRLGDVATVEQGAENSWLGAWANKQQAIVMNVQRQPGANIISTADSIRQMLPQLTDSLPKSVKVSVLSDRTTNIRASVADTQFELMLAIALVVMIIYLFLRNIPATIIPAVAVPLSLIGTFAVMVFLDFSINNLTLMALTIATGFVVDDAIVVIENISRYIEKGEKPLTAALKGAGEIGFTIISLTFSLIAVLIPLLFMGDIVGRLFREFAVTLAVAILISAVVSLTLTPMMCARMLSQASLRKQNRFSRASERMFERIIAGYGHWLAKVLNHPWLTLGVALSTLALSVMLWVFIPKGFFPIQDNGIIQGTLQAPQSSSFASMAQRQRQVSDVILQDPAVESLTAFIGVDGTNPALNSARLQINLKPLDERDDRVQKVIARLQDAVDRVPGVDLYLQPTQDLTIDTQVSRTQYQFTLQATSLDALSTWVPQLLAKLHQLPQLSDVSSDWQDKGLVAYVNVNRDSASRLGISMADVDNALYNAFGQRLISTIYTQANQYRVVLEHDTNSTPGLAALDTIRLTSSEGGVVPLSAIANIEQRFAPLSINHLDQFPVTTISFNVPDDHSLGDAVQAILDAEKTLNLPVNITTQFQGSTLAFQAALGNTIWLIVAAVVAMYIVLGVLYESFIHPITILSTLPTAGVGALLALMIAGSELDVIAIIGIILLIGIVKKNAIMMIDFALAAEREQGMAPREAIFQACLLRFRPILMTTLAALLGALPLMLSTGVGAELRRPLGIGMVGGLLVSQVLTLFTTPVIYLLFDRLSLYVKSRFPRQEEEA
- the mdtC gene encoding multidrug efflux RND transporter permease subunit MdtC — encoded protein: MKFFALFIHRPVATILISVAITLCGILGFRLLPVAPLPQVDFPVIMVSASLPGASPETMASSVATPLERSLGRIAGVNEMTSSSSLGSTRIILEFKFDRDINGAARDVQAAINAAQSLLPSGMPSRPTYRKANPSDAPIMILTLTSDTYSQGELYDFASTQLAQTIAQIDGVGDVDVGGSSLPAVRVGLNPQALFNQGVSLDDVRSAIDNANVRKPQGAIENDAHRWQVQTNDELKTAAEYQPIIIHYNNGAAVRLGDVASVTDSVQDVRNAGMTNAKPAILLMIRKLPEANIIQTVDSIRAKLPELQTMVPAAIDLQIAQDRSPTIRASLEEVEQTLIISVALVILVVFVFLRSGRATLIPAVAVPVSLIGTFAAMYLCGFSLNNLSLMALTIATGFVVDDAIVVLENISRHLEAGMKPLQAALQGTREVGFTVLSMSLSLVAVFLPLLLMGGLPGRLLREFAVTLSVAIGISLLVSLTLTPMMCGWMLKSSAPREQSRKRGFGRVLVALQQSYGTSLNWVLRHTRLVGVVLLGTIALNIWLYISIPKTFFPEQDTGVLMGGIQADQSISFQAMRGKLQDFMKIIRDDPAVNNVTGFTGGSRVNSGMMFITLKPRGERHETAQQVIDRLRVALAKEPGANLFLMAVQDIRVGGRQANASYQYTLLSDDLAALREWEPKIRKALAALPQLADVNSDQQDNGAEMNLIYDRDTMSRLGIDVAAANSLLNNAFGQRQISTIYQPMNQYKVVMEVDRRYTQDISALDKMFVINNDGKAIPLSYFAKWQPANAPLSVNHQGLSAASTVSFNLPTGSSLSEATEAINRTMTQLGVPSTVRGSFAGTAQVFQDTMNSQVILIIAAIATVYIVLGMLYESYVHPLTILSTLPSAGVGALLALELFNAPFSLIALIGIMLLIGIVKKNAIMMVDFALEAQRNGKLQPEEAIFQACLLRFRPIMMTTLAALFGALPLVLSAGDGSELRQPLGITIVGGLVVSQLLTLYTTPVVYLFFDRLRLRFSRKNSKPVAEL